In the genome of Candidatus Hydrogenedentota bacterium, the window AAGCGAGTAATAACTAGCAGACGCCTATGTTAAAGCGAAATGCATCTCAACTGACTGTCGCGCTTGCCGTATTCGACGCGGCGTGCGTGCTTACAGCCGGTCTTATTGCCGCGTATTTCACCCATCACGCCGACGGCGCGCAATCTCTTCGCGACCATTATATTGAGCACCGTTTCTACTACCTGTCGTTTATGGTGGTTTGGCTTTTGGCCGCGGGCGATCAACAGCTCTTTGCGTCGCAGCGCATCGACAGCCTTCCCGCGCAGTTGTTCGGTATCGGAAAGGCGCTCGTCATTGCGTTGTGTGTAACGGCCACGCTCACATTCTTTGTGAACCGTCAAGGCATCGACCGTTCCTTCTTTGCCTATTTCGCCGTTGCGGCCGCCTTGATGCTGGTGGCGTTCCGGCTGACGCTGCGGCTTACCCTGTGGGCCATACGTCGAAGGGGATACAATTTCCGGCAAGTCCTCGTGATTGGCGGCAATCCCCGCGCAAAGCATCTGGCCGACGTCGCCTCGACACACAGCCGCTACGGTTTTCAGTTTGTGGGATTGTTGGACGACGATCCGGAACGCGCGGACTATCTCAAAGAGTATGGCGTACCCTACTTGGGGCCGCTCACTGACCTGGAGCAAGTATTGCTCAGCCGTGTCATTGACGAAGTCTACATCTGCCTTCCCGTACGGAAGTACTACGAGTCCATTCAGAGCGCGGCACATTTGTGCGAAGGCGTCGGAGTGCCGGTTCGCTTCATTGCAGATCTGTTCCCCTTACGCGTCGCCACCAGCCGCGTACACCAGCTTGAAGACATTCCCGTGTTGTCGCTGTCGGCCATTCCAGAAGCGTTCACGCAACTGATGCTCAAGCGTGTAATCGATATGGCCGTCTCCTTTGTGTTTCTGGCCACCGTCGCGTGGTGGTTGTTCCCGATTATGGCGATGCTCATCAAGCTTGATTCGCCGGGTCCCGTGTTCTTCATCCAGGAGCGCGTTGGCCTGA includes:
- a CDS encoding sugar transferase, coding for MLKRNASQLTVALAVFDAACVLTAGLIAAYFTHHADGAQSLRDHYIEHRFYYLSFMVVWLLAAGDQQLFASQRIDSLPAQLFGIGKALVIALCVTATLTFFVNRQGIDRSFFAYFAVAAALMLVAFRLTLRLTLWAIRRRGYNFRQVLVIGGNPRAKHLADVASTHSRYGFQFVGLLDDDPERADYLKEYGVPYLGPLTDLEQVLLSRVIDEVYICLPVRKYYESIQSAAHLCEGVGVPVRFIADLFPLRVATSRVHQLEDIPVLSLSAIPEAFTQLMLKRVIDMAVSFVFLATVAWWLFPIMAMLIKLDSPGPVFFIQERVGLNGRRFGMIKFRTMVPNAEALKATLAAQNEADGPVFKMKRDPRMTRVGRWLRKFSIDEIPQIINVFIGDMSLVGPRPPVPAEVAKYTWDQRRRLSVRPGITGLQQVSGRSDLVFKDWVEIDLAYIDNWSLMEDFRILFRTFQVVVLAKGAA